In Trifolium pratense cultivar HEN17-A07 linkage group LG7, ARS_RC_1.1, whole genome shotgun sequence, a genomic segment contains:
- the LOC123897564 gene encoding coumaroyl-CoA:anthocyanidin 3-O-glucoside-6''-O-coumaroyltransferase 1-like: MKVIEQSHVAPPPSSLPSPTTLPHTVFDNTWFYCRYPAKRIFFYHFPHPTHHFLQTTLPILKHSLSLTLQHFFPFSSNLIIPSDSQTEPYIRYLDTDSLCFTVAESSADFNLLISDSQDAKIWHSLVPNLPPPSTEQNNTQVIPIMAIQITIMPNSGLSICLAFKHVAADGKSLHHFMKFWASVSKNRANNKNNSSLEHSLPLDLPSHERHTILNAPKDPKIIYLQETQDYVLEKVEFADLIPDVYPKNVRTCLVLSHEQIQKLKKWIVDKCIETTQYISTFVVTCSLIWCCMVKSEQSDQGDVVDDLCNFLFFADCRGRPEFSLSKTYFGNCLASYIVVVKRDELVGNNGIVVAANGIDRKIRDFKSDEALGSETLMLDYRELFIPGKSILVVAGSPKHAVYETDFGWGKPKKSDKVHHVSCTISLSDCRVGGSGIEIGLALERSRMANFMNIFQEQLDNICSM; this comes from the coding sequence ATGAAGGTGATAGAGCAGAGTCATGTTGCACCACCACCCAGTTCACTTCCATCACCAACCACACTTCCCCACACTGTCTTCGACAATACATGGTTTTACTGCCGATACCCCGCTAAACGCATATTCTTCTACCACTTTCCTCATCCAACTCATCACTTCCTTCAAACAACACTTCCCATTCTCAAACACTCTCTTTCCTTAACCCTCCAACACTTCTTCCCGTTCTCCTCCAACCTCATCATCCCTTCAGATTCCCAAACTGAACCTTACATACGTTACCTCGATACCGACTCTCTCTGCTTCACCGTAGCTGAATCCTCAGCAGACTTCAACCTCCTCATATCAGATTCACAAGATGCTAAAATCTGGCACTCTCTTGTTCCAAATTTGCCTCCACCTAGTACTGAACAGAACAACACACAAGTCATTCCAATAATGGCCATTCAAATCACTATTATGCCGAACTCCGGCTTATCTATCTGTCTCGCGTTCAAACATGTGGCTGCAGACGGAAAATCACTTCAccattttatgaaattttgggCCTCTGTTTCAAAAAACAGagcaaacaacaaaaacaattcGTCTCTTGAACACTCTCTGCCACTTGATCTTCCTTCCCATGAAAGACATACAATACTTAATGCCCCAAAAGATCCTAAAATAATCTACTTACAAGAAACACAAGATTATGTATTAGAAAAAGTGGAATTCGCAGATCTCATTCCAGATGTGTATCCTAAAAACGTACGAACTTGTTTAGTGTTGAGTCATGAACAAATTCAGAAACTGAAGAAATGGATTGTTGATAAATGTATAGAAACAACACAATACATTTCAACTTTTGTGGTAACATGTTCCTTGATTTGGTGTTGTATGGTAAAATCAGAGCAAAGTGATCAAGGTGATGTTGTTGATGATCTATGCAACTTCCTGTTTTTTGCAGATTGTCGTGGTCGTCCTGAATTTTCATTATCAAAAACTTACTTTGGAAATTGTCTGGCATCTTATATTGTGGTTGTAAAGAGAGACGAGTTAGTTGGAAATAATGGCATTGTTGTGGCGGCAAATGGTATTGATAGGAAGATAAGAGATTTCAAGAGTGATGAAGCGTTAGGATCTGAAACGTTGATGCTTGATTATAGGGAATTATTTATACCAGGTAAGTCGATTTTAGTAGTTGCTGGATCACCTAAACATGCTGTTTATGAGACTGATTTTGGGTGGGGAAAGCCTAAGAAATCTGATAAGGTTCATCATGTTTCGTGTACGATTTCGCTTTCTGATTGTAGAGTTGGTGGAAGCGGAATTGAGATTGGTTTGGCTCTTGAGAGGTCTCGAATGGCTAATTTCATGAACATCTTTCAAGAACAACTTGATAATATTTGTAGcatgtga
- the LOC123897566 gene encoding coumaroyl-CoA:anthocyanidin 3-O-glucoside-6''-O-coumaroyltransferase 1-like, with the protein MKVIEQSKVSPPPNSVPSPTILPLTFFDFPWFYCHPINRIFFYHFPHPTHHFLQTTLPILKHSLSLTLQHFFPFSSNLIIPQNSQDAPYIRYLDTDTLSFTVAESSGDFNLLISDSQDAQNWHPLVPNLPPSSTEQNNTRVIPIMAIQVTVMPNSGFSICLTFNHVAADGKSLHHFMKFWASVSKNRANNNDISLEQSLSLHLDLPSHERDRVKDPKGLKQIYLEELQDFDSKNMEFTGLVRDSYVNKIRTTLVLSFEQVQKLKKWVAEKCKDSHGTQHVSTFVVTSSLIWFCMIKSEQNEGDYVDDLCYFVFLADCRDSPEFSLPKTYFGNCISSLIVAVKRDELVGKNGIVAAAKGIEKKIRDFKSNALLGAESLMSDYRDLSKPGTSLVIVAGSPKLAVYETDFGWGKPKKSDAVHLDSSGSISLSDCRDGGNGIEIGLALERSRMTDFISIFQEQLDNICSM; encoded by the coding sequence ATGAAGGTGATAGAACAGAGTAAAGTTTCACCACCACCCAATTCAGTTCCATCACCAACCATCCTCCCCTTAACTTTCTTCGACTTTCCATGGTTTTACTGTCACCCAATAAATCGCATATTCTTCTACCATTTCCCTCATCCAACTCATCACTTTCTTCAAACAACACTTCCTATTCTCAAACACTCTCTTTCCTTAACCCTTCAACACTTCTTCCCCTTCTCCTCCAACCTCATCATCCCTCAAAATTCCCAAGATGCCCCTTATATACGTTACCTCGATACTGACACTCTTTCTTTCACCGTAGCTGAATCCTCAGGAGACTTTAACCTCCTTATATCTGATTCACAAGATGCTCAAAATTGGCACCCTCTGGTTCCAAATTTGCCTCCATCCAGTACTGAACAGAACAATACACGAGTCATTCCGATAATGGCCATACAAGTCACAGTTATGCCGAACTCCGGCTTTTCTATATGTCTCACTTTCAACCATGTTGCAGCAGACGGAAAATCACTTCACCATTTCATGAAGTTTTGGGCCTCTGTTTCAAAAAACAGAGCAAACAACAATGATATATCTCTTGAACAGTCTCTGTCTTTGCATCTCGATCTGCCTTCACACGAAAGAGATAGAGTTAAAGATCCGAAGGGTCTTAAACAAATATACTTAGAAGAACTACAAGATTTTGATTCGAAAAACATGGAATTCACGGGTCTTGTTAGAGATTCTTATGTTAATAAGATAAGAACAACTTTAGTATTGAGCTTTGAACAAGTTCAGAAATTGAAGAAATGGGTTGCTGAAAAATGTAAAGATAGTCATGGAACACAACATGTGTCAACTTTTGTTGTAACAAGTTCCTTGATTTGGTTCTGCATGATAAAATCAGAGCAAAATGAAGGTGATTATGTTGATGATCTATGCTACTTTGTGTTTCTTGCAGATTGTCGTGATAGCCCTGAATTTTCATTACCAAAAACTTATTTTGGAAATTGTATTTCATCTTTAATTGTGGCTGTAAAGAGAGATGAGTTAGTTGGAAAAAATGGGATTGTTGCGGCGGCAAAGGGTATTGAAAAGAAGATAAGAGATTTTAAGAGTAATGCTTTGTTAGGAGCTGAATCATTGATGTCTGATTATAGGGATTTATCGAAGCCGGGTACGTCTCTTGTAATAGTTGCTGGATCACCTAAACTTGCTGTTTATGAGACTGATTTTGGTTGGGGGAAGCCTAAGAAATCTGATGCAGTTCATCTTGATTCGTCCGGTTCGATATCTCTTTCAGATTGTAGAGATGGTGGTAATGGAATTGAGATTGGTTTGGCTCTTGAGAGGTCTAGAATGACTGATTTCATCAGCATCTTTCAAGAACAACTTGATAATATTTGTAGcatgtga